Part of the Labilibaculum antarcticum genome, CTTATCGAAAACTTCATTTGTTCATGAACGAGAAAAATATTTTTGAGAAAGGGAATTTAGCTCTGTCTGTTTTTATGCTTGATGGTGTTAAAATAGGACTGTTGGTTTGTTTCGACTGGATGTTTCCCGAAGTTTGGCGTAAATTAGCTTTGCAGGGAGTCGATTTAATTCTTCATCCTTCAAATTTGGTGTTGCCTTATGCTCAATCCGTAATACCTTCTTATGCGCTGGTAAACAGGATTTATATTGCTACGGCAAATCGTTTTGGAACGGAAAAGGAGCTTTCTTTTACAGGACAATCTGTTATTGTGAATCCGAAAGGAGAGGTTTTGGCAAAAGCAGGTAGGTTGGAGGAGATCTTATTTGCAGATATAGATCCTGAATTATCTAGAAATAAGATGATTACCCCAATGAATGACATTTTTAAAGATAGAAGAACGGATATTTATGAATAAGAATATAAGATGAGTGAGCTAAAACAAAATATTGAACAAGAGAAAGGACGAATCCGAAAGGAGATGCGGGCCATAAAGCAAAATTATTCTTTCGAACAGAAAAAAGAATTAAGCTTGTCTATTCTGAAAAGTCTGGAACAACTGCCCGAATTTATTCAAGCCAAAACGGTGATGTTGTATTGGTCTATTAAGGATGAGGTTCATACTCACGATTTTATTTGTAAATGGGCAAAAGAAAAAAGAGTGATTCTACCCTGTGTGATTGGGGAAACTCTGGATTTGAAAGTTTTTGAAGGGATAGATAATATGGTAAAAGGTGAAAATTATGGAATTCCAGAGCCTAAAGGACCCGTTTTTATGAAAGAGGACGAAATTGATCTGATTCTTGTGCCGGGAATTGCTTTTGACAGTGAAAAGAATCGAATGGGTAGAGGAAAAGCGTATTACGATAGGTTGTTACAATCGCTAAGTGCTTTTAAGGTTGGTATTTGTTTCGATTTTCAAGTATTGGATCATGTGCCAATTGATGAACATGATATTAAAATGGATGAAATCGTATTTCATTAAAAAAGCCAGTGAGTATCTCACTGGCTTTTTTAATATCGTTAAATTACGATTATTCTGCGTGAATAGCTTCAACAGGACAAGCGTCAACGCAAGTACCACAATCAGTACAAAGATCAGCGTCAATTACATAATGCTCATCACCCATTGAAATTGCCTCAACAGGACATTCTCCTTCACAAGAACCGCAAGAAATACAGTCGTCGTTAATTACGTAAGCCATTTTATTTATTTTTTAGTGTTAATACTAGCACAAATGTACTATCATATTTCGAATGGAGAAATAATTTCACCTAGAATTATATTATTTTGAAACAGATTAAATAATGAAAAGGGAGCGTTACTAAACATGCAATGTGATTTTGAGGTAGAAATAGCGAGAATTATCCTGGCTAATTGCTAATTTTAGTGCGTTACAGCAACTATCTATTTAAATATGAGATAGCCAACCATGCCATTGTACTCATTGATGTATGTAAAGAATCATCATTTGCCTCAAAAGTTGAAGTATGTAACGAGCCATCTTTTCCTGATTGTACTCCAAAACGAT contains:
- a CDS encoding nitrilase-related carbon-nitrogen hydrolase translates to MKIALIQFAPVFGDVKSTIESLKELFYKAREADLVVLPELANTGYNFESKEQALAVSETVKESIFIDFITESCLQYNFTLATGFSEKEGDKLYNSAILVNKTGVIGTYRKLHLFMNEKNIFEKGNLALSVFMLDGVKIGLLVCFDWMFPEVWRKLALQGVDLILHPSNLVLPYAQSVIPSYALVNRIYIATANRFGTEKELSFTGQSVIVNPKGEVLAKAGRLEEILFADIDPELSRNKMITPMNDIFKDRRTDIYE
- a CDS encoding 5-formyltetrahydrofolate cyclo-ligase; translation: MSELKQNIEQEKGRIRKEMRAIKQNYSFEQKKELSLSILKSLEQLPEFIQAKTVMLYWSIKDEVHTHDFICKWAKEKRVILPCVIGETLDLKVFEGIDNMVKGENYGIPEPKGPVFMKEDEIDLILVPGIAFDSEKNRMGRGKAYYDRLLQSLSAFKVGICFDFQVLDHVPIDEHDIKMDEIVFH
- a CDS encoding DUF362 domain-containing protein gives rise to the protein MAYVINDDCISCGSCEGECPVEAISMGDEHYVIDADLCTDCGTCVDACPVEAIHAE